A single window of Natranaerovirga pectinivora DNA harbors:
- the rlmH gene encoding 23S rRNA (pseudouridine(1915)-N(3))-methyltransferase RlmH: protein MKITLLCVGKLKEKYLKQGIDEYSKRLSRYCKLEIIEVADEKAPENMSASEEEQVKGKEGEKLSKYIKENTYVIALAIDGKQLSSEELADKISELGVRGNSHIVFIIGGSLGLSDEILKNAHQKLSFSKMTFPHQLMRMILLEQVYRGFRIINGEPYHK from the coding sequence ATGAAAATAACACTTTTATGCGTAGGAAAATTAAAAGAAAAATACTTAAAACAAGGCATTGACGAATATAGCAAAAGGCTTAGCAGGTACTGTAAATTAGAAATTATAGAAGTAGCGGATGAAAAAGCCCCAGAAAACATGAGTGCAAGTGAAGAAGAGCAAGTTAAAGGTAAAGAAGGGGAAAAATTAAGCAAATACATAAAAGAGAACACCTATGTAATTGCCTTAGCAATAGACGGAAAACAACTATCTTCAGAGGAATTAGCGGATAAAATAAGTGAATTAGGGGTAAGAGGCAATAGCCATATTGTATTTATAATAGGTGGTTCACTAGGATTATCAGATGAAATACTAAAAAATGCCCACCAAAAACTAAGTTTCTCAAAAATGACATTCCCTCATCAGTTGATGAGAATGATTTTATTAGAACAGGTGTATAGAGGATTTAGAATTATTAATGGAGAACCATACCATAAGTGA
- a CDS encoding ATP-binding protein, with protein MRSVRWRLVGFYVLLVVIVMIVSGTLIVTMLRNDAYNKLEEELKETVRNIKVDIDLTSETGEIEASLIKNIEGLGSIVKDKKIYLLDQEGFEIYPFEKDDKYLNHVVTASVKGLFSKEVGITYTEEKGSIVEYREYAEPVVKDDQVTFIIYARMSTRQVEENLGDTIFIIVISIMIALLLATVLGAVLSNSLTKPILALTTQAREMAKGNLDSVIEVKSDDEIGELTQNFNIMAQVLSKTISEMIGEKNKLETVFSHMTDGILVFDKEGNLTHINPAAKRLFEVGENKEFNNIFSVFMDVNYENMLLKVHKDIIQHIIKNEDKYLNICFAPYQLQSNKNIGIICVVQDVTKHKKLEEMQKEFVANVSHELRTPLTTIKSYTETLLDGAMEEEEILKKFLEVINNESDRMTSLVKDLLDLSKLDSKQTQFTMQLMNLTYVLEDSVTKYEIHAKKKNQRILFKKPDKAYKIVGDANRIEQVIKNIISNAVKYTKEDGTIEINMYQELENMIISIKDTGIGIPKEDVDRVFERFYRVDKARSRAMGGTGLGLSIAREIMEYHGGTIRVESSFGEGSCFYLVFPNLDVNE; from the coding sequence ATGAGAAGTGTAAGATGGAGACTAGTTGGATTTTATGTACTGCTAGTAGTTATAGTAATGATTGTAAGCGGGACGCTTATTGTTACTATGTTAAGAAATGATGCCTATAATAAATTAGAGGAAGAATTAAAAGAGACAGTAAGAAATATTAAAGTGGATATAGATTTAACAAGTGAAACAGGAGAGATAGAAGCCAGTCTAATAAAGAATATAGAGGGTTTAGGATCTATTGTGAAGGATAAAAAGATTTATCTGTTAGATCAAGAAGGGTTTGAAATATACCCATTTGAGAAAGATGATAAATATTTAAATCATGTTGTTACAGCATCAGTAAAAGGTTTATTCAGTAAAGAGGTTGGTATAACATATACTGAAGAAAAAGGGAGTATAGTAGAGTATAGGGAGTACGCAGAACCAGTAGTTAAAGATGACCAAGTTACTTTCATAATCTATGCGAGAATGTCAACAAGACAAGTGGAAGAAAATTTAGGGGATACAATATTTATCATTGTAATATCCATAATGATTGCATTGTTATTAGCTACTGTTTTAGGTGCAGTACTATCTAACTCCCTAACAAAACCTATTTTAGCATTGACCACTCAAGCAAGAGAAATGGCAAAGGGTAATCTTGATAGTGTAATAGAAGTGAAATCTGATGATGAAATAGGCGAATTAACACAAAATTTTAATATAATGGCACAAGTTCTAAGTAAAACAATATCTGAAATGATTGGTGAAAAAAATAAATTAGAAACTGTATTTAGTCATATGACAGATGGTATTTTGGTTTTTGATAAAGAAGGCAACTTAACTCATATAAATCCTGCAGCTAAAAGATTATTTGAAGTTGGAGAAAACAAAGAATTCAATAATATATTTAGTGTATTTATGGATGTAAATTATGAAAATATGCTATTAAAAGTACATAAAGATATTATACAACATATTATTAAGAACGAAGACAAATACTTAAATATATGCTTTGCGCCATATCAATTGCAAAGCAACAAAAACATTGGGATTATTTGTGTAGTACAAGATGTAACAAAGCATAAGAAATTAGAAGAAATGCAAAAGGAATTTGTTGCCAATGTATCACATGAATTAAGAACCCCATTAACGACAATAAAAAGTTATACAGAAACATTATTAGACGGTGCCATGGAAGAAGAAGAGATATTAAAAAAATTCTTAGAAGTAATTAATAATGAAAGTGATAGAATGACAAGCTTAGTCAAAGACTTACTAGACTTGTCAAAATTAGACAGCAAACAAACTCAGTTCACAATGCAGTTAATGAATCTAACATATGTGTTAGAAGATAGCGTTACTAAGTATGAAATACACGCTAAGAAAAAAAATCAAAGAATTCTGTTTAAAAAACCTGACAAGGCGTATAAGATTGTTGGAGATGCTAACCGTATAGAGCAAGTAATAAAAAATATAATAAGTAACGCCGTAAAGTATACAAAAGAAGATGGAACCATTGAGATTAATATGTACCAAGAGTTAGAGAATATGATAATTTCAATTAAAGACACAGGGATAGGGATACCTAAAGAAGATGTTGATAGGGTATTTGAAAGATTCTATAGGGTTGATAAAGCAAGATCAAGAGCAATGGGTGGTACTGGTCTAGGTTTATCTATTGCCAGGGAAATAATGGAATACCACGGAGGTACTATTCGAGTAGAAAGTAGTTTTGGTGAAGGAAGTTGTTTTTACTTGGTATTTCCTAACTTAGATGTTAATGAATAG
- a CDS encoding LysM peptidoglycan-binding domain-containing M23 family metallopeptidase has protein sequence MNGLPKCSEMMVIKRLQVIMIAFCTMFIIFAVNRLGSHTSNEVQPVLASAYKVVLDGNEIGIIEDKNQVDDLFRNISYKVQRDLNKSMLINKNIKYYIEHTEPSNFTSLEELEVIIYESLLSRASDFKQMAYILKVNDLEIALENQEAVLSVLEEVQKKYDRRGQFSVELVSNKEEEETLIARVSKLDKIERDTNMVTATMSLSSDNDAEEVVEEIDEGSEIVEIDFVETVEVFSGYISMNDLKTIEEAIELITKEKEEEKIYEVQSGDSLSVIAYKNEMALQDLLKLNPNITEKSVLQIGQELVITVPEPELSVLTREKIVYTEDVRRGTEYVNNANKYKGHSQTINNGSDGVKEVTAIISKVNGYEDGKEVVEERIIQQPVSRVIEVGTKPLPFGSTGQYIRPIAGGRFTSGFGYRSGGFHYGVDFATAIGTPVRASDGGRVVFAGWQGAYGYVIFIDHGNGVETRYAHLNRILVRTGQIVSQHEKIAETGNTGRSTGPHIHFEIRFDGVAANPMNYIR, from the coding sequence ATGAATGGATTACCAAAATGCTCTGAAATGATGGTTATAAAACGTCTGCAAGTTATAATGATAGCTTTCTGCACGATGTTCATCATTTTTGCAGTAAATCGACTTGGTTCACACACATCAAACGAAGTCCAGCCTGTTTTAGCTAGTGCATATAAAGTAGTTTTAGACGGAAATGAAATTGGTATTATAGAAGATAAAAATCAAGTAGATGACTTATTTAGAAATATATCTTACAAAGTACAAAGAGATCTTAATAAAAGTATGTTAATAAATAAAAACATTAAGTATTATATTGAACATACTGAACCAAGTAATTTCACTAGTTTAGAAGAGTTAGAAGTAATTATATATGAATCATTACTAAGTCGAGCTTCTGATTTTAAACAAATGGCCTATATACTTAAAGTTAATGATTTAGAAATAGCATTAGAAAATCAAGAAGCTGTTCTTTCAGTTCTTGAAGAGGTTCAAAAGAAGTATGACAGGCGTGGACAATTCAGTGTTGAACTTGTATCTAATAAGGAAGAGGAAGAAACTTTAATAGCAAGAGTTTCTAAATTAGATAAAATTGAAAGAGATACAAATATGGTTACAGCAACTATGAGTTTAAGTAGTGATAATGATGCAGAAGAAGTAGTAGAAGAGATAGATGAAGGCAGTGAAATTGTTGAAATTGATTTTGTTGAAACAGTAGAAGTTTTTTCAGGATATATAAGTATGAATGACTTAAAAACAATTGAAGAAGCCATTGAACTTATAACAAAAGAAAAAGAAGAAGAAAAAATTTACGAGGTTCAAAGTGGAGACAGTCTTTCTGTTATAGCATATAAAAATGAAATGGCATTACAAGACTTGTTAAAACTAAACCCTAACATCACTGAAAAATCAGTACTACAAATTGGTCAAGAACTGGTTATTACAGTTCCTGAACCAGAACTATCAGTCCTTACAAGAGAAAAAATTGTATATACAGAAGATGTTAGAAGAGGAACTGAGTATGTTAATAATGCAAACAAATACAAAGGGCACTCACAAACAATTAATAATGGGTCAGATGGTGTAAAAGAAGTAACAGCAATAATCAGTAAAGTTAATGGTTATGAAGATGGAAAAGAAGTTGTTGAAGAAAGAATCATTCAACAACCAGTTTCAAGAGTTATCGAAGTTGGAACAAAGCCTCTACCTTTTGGTTCAACAGGTCAATATATAAGACCTATAGCTGGTGGAAGATTTACATCAGGATTTGGTTATCGAAGTGGTGGATTCCATTATGGTGTTGACTTTGCTACTGCAATAGGAACGCCTGTTAGAGCATCAGATGGTGGAAGAGTTGTTTTTGCAGGATGGCAAGGTGCATATGGGTATGTTATTTTTATAGACCATGGAAATGGTGTAGAAACAAGATATGCTCATCTTAATAGGATTTTAGTAAGAACAGGTCAAATAGTGTCTCAACACGAAAAAATAGCTGAAACAGGAAATACGGGAAGAAGTACAGGACCACATATACATTTTGAGATTAGATTTGATGGGGTAGCTGCAAACCCTATGAATTATATAAGATAA
- a CDS encoding UDP-N-acetylglucosamine 1-carboxyvinyltransferase — MEQLIIRGKKPLTGEVYINGAKNAALGVLAAAILSDEDCIIENIPNVNDINVLLQAISKTGAKVEKMKNHKVKINGKGVSSFSIDYESIKKIRASYYLLGALLGKYKKAEVALPGGCNIGNRPIDQHIKGFEALGATVKVEHGMIIAEAKELKGANIYLDVVSVGATINIMLAAILANGTTIIENSAKEPHIVDVANFLNSMGADIKGAGTDVIKINGVEKLHKTEYMIIPDQIEAGTFMLAAAITGGDVTVKSIIPKHMEAISAKLQEMGVTIEEQDEAIRVIAKEPLKSTHVKTLPYPGFPTDMQPQMTAVLCTANGTSVMTESIFENRFRYIDELSRMGANVKVEGNTAIIDGINSYSGAEVSAPDLRAGAALILAGLAADGITIINQLEYIDRGYENIEDKFIAIGADIARVSNEKEIKKFKLKTCS, encoded by the coding sequence ATGGAACAGCTAATTATTAGGGGCAAAAAACCACTAACTGGAGAAGTATATATTAATGGTGCAAAAAATGCAGCATTAGGCGTTCTTGCAGCTGCAATATTATCTGATGAAGATTGTATAATAGAAAACATACCAAATGTTAATGACATCAATGTACTATTACAAGCAATCAGTAAAACTGGTGCAAAAGTTGAAAAAATGAAAAATCACAAAGTAAAAATTAACGGAAAAGGTGTATCATCTTTTTCAATTGATTATGAATCAATAAAAAAGATAAGAGCATCTTATTATTTATTAGGCGCTTTATTAGGTAAATACAAAAAAGCTGAAGTAGCTTTACCTGGTGGCTGTAATATTGGAAACAGACCAATAGACCAACACATCAAAGGATTTGAAGCTCTTGGAGCAACAGTAAAAGTTGAACATGGTATGATTATTGCAGAAGCGAAAGAATTAAAAGGTGCTAATATATACTTAGACGTTGTAAGTGTAGGAGCAACGATTAATATTATGCTAGCAGCTATATTAGCAAATGGCACAACAATTATTGAAAATTCGGCTAAAGAACCTCATATTGTAGATGTAGCAAATTTCTTAAATAGTATGGGCGCGGATATAAAAGGTGCAGGTACGGATGTTATAAAAATAAATGGTGTTGAAAAATTGCACAAAACAGAATACATGATTATCCCAGATCAAATTGAAGCAGGAACATTTATGTTAGCGGCAGCAATTACTGGTGGAGATGTTACGGTAAAAAGCATTATTCCTAAACATATGGAAGCCATATCTGCCAAATTACAAGAGATGGGTGTTACAATTGAAGAGCAAGATGAAGCAATAAGAGTTATTGCAAAAGAGCCTTTAAAAAGCACACATGTAAAAACATTACCTTATCCTGGATTCCCTACAGATATGCAACCTCAAATGACAGCGGTACTTTGTACTGCTAATGGAACAAGTGTAATGACGGAAAGTATATTTGAAAATAGATTTAGATATATAGATGAATTATCACGTATGGGCGCAAATGTAAAAGTTGAGGGTAATACAGCCATAATTGATGGTATAAATTCTTATTCAGGAGCTGAAGTAAGTGCACCTGATTTAAGAGCCGGTGCAGCACTTATTTTAGCTGGATTAGCAGCAGATGGTATTACAATTATCAATCAATTAGAGTATATCGATAGAGGATATGAAAATATCGAAGATAAATTTATAGCAATTGGTGCAGATATTGCTAGAGTATCAAATGAAAAAGAGATTAAAAAATTTAAACTAAAAACTTGTAGTTAA
- a CDS encoding Ig-like domain-containing protein, whose product MKNSTKKIMAFALAGQMILSSFAFSSFAAPLTNAEKIARVLELEVIVGEGNGVNLEQNMTRYRAFTMLIRLLGRQAEFDNFTFDGNSPTFADANEQGVSPFVQKLMAFLKANPELGVVGYEDGTLRPYEEISSKEYTRVLLEALGYIAGVDYDWNTVEALALSVGLINSLSEVSNDKVNVGNISVLTFDALASKANNNTKTLAEKLGLQLVEKVTQQLSVLSVKAVSNSLVEVKLDKEVTPADVNAANFAIVNHNNSSESLAVISATLLADNKTVRVSTAAQTPYVAYDLSVAGATKSFVGLPVDNTKPAATAVVTDNQTVTVNFSKPVDVVTATNINNYKINNNLVVLKAELNSAGTEVVLTTNEQSVGTIYTITVENVTDLSGNTMDKYETLFGGMAKDTSKPSATAVVTAHDKVTVDFSKAVSKASAENIANYSVNNGLVVLKAELNSAGTQVVLTTSEQSVGTIYNITIENVADKVGNVMNKYETLFGGMAKDTSKPSATAVVTANNKVTVDFSKAVNKASAENISNYSINNDLVVLKAELNSAGTQVVLTTSQQSVGTIYNITIENVTDNAGNVMNKYETLFGGMAKDTTAPTILGQVQSSANTVTITFSEKVSEETATNLLNYVFDGGLGYAINAELNEAGTVVTLTTANQTPGKIYNVTVLNVADVNGNIINAANNASRKSFVGVGTTSTATLNLQAVSIVNNNTIDLLFDNNLTTENVNEVAVAIDKITNDTNAGLTYEKVLQTNASVLRVQFRDDSSTNPSLFNAGVIYQATITGPANLVESNNANVKAFAGTNVTNVAPQVSTVSPINSTAVKVFFSKPVTGITSGAFTIKQGETTVAISSVSVEANDVVTEVTVNLGTALEAGKIYTLETNAGLTDGFGFIPVRTTNSNGSTYLVNFAGTNVANIAPKLDAAVATDRHTITVVYSEAVNNSTSATYTLTQNGTDLSAHIIAAEASSDKTRVTLFLDATTLPNGVEAGKIYNVSVDGTIEDLQGLAINANGSSTDRSAVFAGTNVVNAKPEIVGVSINQTNNVISLVFSEKVVGTVEASHFAITGAGFVAGLDSAVLSSDGKTVTITLENSLASNQIASIGVSASGELSIRDLNNQAPNTTTVQFGTK is encoded by the coding sequence ATGAAAAATAGCACAAAAAAAATAATGGCTTTTGCTTTAGCAGGCCAAATGATCTTATCTAGTTTTGCTTTCAGCTCATTTGCTGCACCATTAACAAATGCTGAAAAAATCGCTAGAGTATTAGAACTTGAGGTTATCGTTGGAGAAGGTAACGGTGTTAACTTAGAACAAAATATGACAAGATACCGTGCGTTCACAATGCTTATTCGTCTTTTAGGAAGACAAGCTGAATTTGATAACTTTACATTTGACGGAAATAGCCCAACTTTTGCTGATGCAAATGAGCAAGGGGTTTCACCATTCGTTCAAAAATTAATGGCTTTCTTAAAAGCTAACCCTGAGTTAGGTGTTGTAGGTTACGAAGATGGAACTTTAAGACCTTACGAAGAAATTAGTTCTAAAGAATACACTCGTGTATTACTTGAGGCACTAGGTTACATAGCTGGTGTTGATTACGACTGGAATACAGTAGAAGCATTAGCACTTTCAGTTGGATTAATTAATTCACTATCAGAAGTTTCTAATGATAAAGTAAATGTTGGAAATATTTCAGTATTAACTTTCGATGCATTAGCATCAAAAGCAAATAACAACACTAAAACTTTAGCTGAAAAATTAGGCTTACAATTGGTTGAGAAAGTTACTCAACAATTATCTGTACTAAGTGTAAAAGCTGTTTCTAATTCACTTGTAGAAGTTAAATTAGATAAAGAAGTAACTCCAGCTGATGTAAATGCAGCTAATTTCGCAATTGTTAATCATAATAATTCTAGCGAATCATTAGCAGTAATTTCTGCAACATTATTAGCAGATAATAAAACAGTAAGAGTGTCAACAGCAGCTCAAACACCATATGTTGCTTATGATTTATCTGTAGCTGGTGCTACAAAATCATTTGTAGGTTTACCTGTTGATAATACTAAGCCAGCTGCTACTGCTGTAGTTACTGATAACCAAACAGTTACAGTAAACTTTTCTAAGCCAGTAGACGTAGTTACAGCTACAAATATTAATAACTATAAAATCAACAATAATTTAGTAGTATTAAAAGCTGAATTAAACTCAGCTGGTACTGAAGTTGTTTTAACAACTAACGAGCAATCTGTTGGTACAATCTATACTATAACTGTTGAAAATGTTACTGATTTAAGTGGTAATACAATGGATAAATATGAAACTTTATTTGGTGGTATGGCTAAAGACACTTCTAAGCCTTCTGCTACCGCTGTTGTTACAGCTCACGATAAAGTAACAGTTGATTTCTCTAAAGCAGTTAGTAAAGCTTCTGCTGAAAACATTGCTAACTACTCAGTGAATAACGGTTTAGTAGTATTAAAAGCTGAATTAAACTCAGCTGGTACTCAAGTTGTTTTAACAACTAGCGAACAATCTGTTGGTACTATCTACAACATTACTATTGAAAATGTTGCTGATAAAGTAGGAAATGTAATGAATAAATATGAAACTTTATTTGGTGGCATGGCTAAAGATACTTCTAAGCCTTCTGCTACTGCTGTTGTTACAGCTAATAATAAAGTAACAGTTGATTTTTCTAAAGCAGTAAATAAAGCTTCTGCTGAAAATATCTCTAACTACTCAATTAACAATGATTTAGTAGTATTAAAAGCTGAATTAAACTCAGCTGGTACTCAAGTTGTTTTAACAACTAGCCAACAATCTGTTGGTACTATCTACAACATTACTATTGAAAATGTTACTGATAATGCAGGAAATGTAATGAATAAATACGAAACTTTATTTGGTGGTATGGCTAAAGATACAACTGCACCAACAATCCTTGGTCAAGTACAATCATCAGCTAATACTGTAACAATCACATTTAGTGAAAAAGTAAGCGAAGAAACTGCAACAAACTTATTAAACTATGTATTTGATGGTGGTTTAGGTTATGCTATCAACGCTGAATTAAATGAAGCGGGTACAGTTGTAACTTTAACAACTGCAAATCAAACACCAGGAAAAATATATAATGTAACAGTATTAAATGTAGCAGATGTAAATGGAAACATTATTAACGCTGCAAACAATGCAAGCAGAAAATCATTCGTAGGTGTTGGAACTACTTCAACTGCTACTCTTAATCTACAAGCTGTATCAATTGTAAACAACAATACTATTGATTTATTATTCGATAATAACTTAACTACTGAAAATGTAAATGAAGTAGCTGTAGCAATCGATAAAATAACTAATGACACTAATGCTGGATTAACTTATGAAAAAGTACTTCAAACTAACGCAAGTGTATTAAGAGTACAATTTAGAGATGATTCTTCTACTAATCCTTCATTATTTAATGCTGGTGTAATTTACCAAGCTACTATAACTGGTCCAGCTAACTTAGTTGAATCTAATAATGCAAATGTAAAAGCTTTTGCAGGAACTAACGTAACTAACGTTGCTCCACAAGTATCTACAGTATCTCCAATTAACTCTACTGCAGTTAAAGTATTCTTTAGCAAACCTGTAACTGGAATTACTTCAGGCGCTTTCACTATTAAACAAGGTGAAACTACTGTTGCAATCTCTTCAGTATCAGTTGAAGCTAACGATGTTGTAACTGAAGTAACTGTTAATTTAGGAACTGCTTTAGAAGCAGGTAAAATCTATACATTAGAAACTAATGCTGGTTTAACTGATGGATTTGGATTTATTCCAGTAAGAACAACTAACTCAAACGGTTCTACTTACCTAGTTAACTTTGCAGGTACTAATGTAGCTAACATAGCTCCTAAGTTAGATGCGGCTGTTGCTACAGATAGACATACAATCACAGTAGTTTACAGTGAAGCTGTTAATAATAGTACTTCTGCAACTTATACATTAACTCAAAATGGAACTGATTTATCAGCTCATATCATTGCAGCGGAAGCTTCTAGTGATAAAACAAGAGTTACTTTATTCTTAGATGCAACTACATTACCAAATGGCGTTGAAGCAGGTAAAATCTATAATGTATCTGTAGACGGAACAATCGAAGATCTTCAAGGTTTAGCTATAAATGCTAATGGATCATCTACTGATAGAAGTGCTGTATTTGCAGGAACTAACGTAGTTAATGCAAAACCAGAAATCGTTGGTGTATCAATTAACCAAACTAACAATGTTATTTCATTAGTATTTAGTGAAAAAGTTGTTGGAACTGTTGAAGCTAGTCACTTTGCAATTACAGGTGCTGGATTTGTTGCTGGATTAGATAGCGCTGTATTATCTTCAGATGGTAAAACAGTAACTATTACTCTTGAAAATTCATTAGCTTCAAACCAAATTGCTAGCATTGGTGTAAGTGCTTCAGGTGAATTAAGTATAAGAGACTTAAATAACCAAGCTCCAAATACTACTACTGTACAATTTGGAACTAAATAA
- a CDS encoding aspartate/glutamate racemase family protein, with product MNDKIIGIIGGMGPEATANCYMKIIKATKAKKDQDHFRIIIDSNAKIPDRTEAILGKGKNPIKEIINTGKNLEKTGVDVAMIPCMTSHYFIEEVQKHLKFPILNAFIETNNYIKSTYPNAKKVGVLATSGTLKTQLFNKYFGDIEVLYPSENSQNNKVMEAIYGERGIKQGHLTEEPLQLLKETAEELIQQGADLIISGCTEIELVLKQNHLSKPLIIPMDVVIEKLVK from the coding sequence GTGAATGACAAAATAATAGGGATTATTGGAGGAATGGGTCCAGAAGCTACTGCTAATTGTTATATGAAAATTATTAAGGCAACAAAAGCAAAAAAAGACCAAGATCACTTCCGAATAATAATAGATAGCAATGCCAAAATTCCAGATAGAACAGAAGCCATATTAGGCAAAGGAAAAAATCCTATTAAAGAGATAATAAATACAGGAAAAAATTTAGAAAAAACAGGTGTAGATGTGGCAATGATTCCATGTATGACATCTCACTATTTCATAGAAGAAGTGCAGAAACATTTGAAATTCCCTATTTTAAATGCCTTCATTGAAACCAATAACTATATAAAAAGTACATATCCAAATGCTAAAAAAGTAGGCGTTTTAGCAACTAGTGGAACATTAAAAACACAACTATTTAATAAATACTTTGGTGATATAGAAGTCCTATACCCATCAGAAAACAGCCAAAATAATAAAGTGATGGAAGCTATATATGGTGAACGAGGCATCAAACAAGGGCATCTTACAGAAGAACCATTACAGCTATTGAAAGAGACTGCAGAGGAATTAATCCAACAAGGGGCAGACTTAATTATATCCGGCTGTACAGAGATAGAACTGGTATTAAAACAAAATCATTTAAGTAAGCCACTTATTATACCTATGGATGTAGTGATTGAAAAATTAGTAAAATAG
- the yycF gene encoding response regulator YycF produces the protein MEHKVLVVDDEKSIVDILKFNLKREGFNVCVAYDGEEAIDIIHKEKPDLILLDIMMPKLDGLQTCRIIRKDYDIPIIMLTARAEEVDKVLGLELGADDYVTKPFSIRELMARVKANLRRTNSKENNGEKSTIITFKNLSIDLAKYEVLKDGRIIELTLREFELLKFLSTQKEQIFTREQLLEKVWGYEYYGDVRTVDVTIRRLREKIENDPSKPEFILTKRGVGYFFMR, from the coding sequence ATGGAACATAAGGTTTTAGTTGTTGATGATGAAAAATCAATTGTTGATATATTAAAGTTTAACTTAAAGAGAGAAGGATTTAATGTATGTGTTGCTTACGATGGAGAAGAGGCAATAGATATAATTCATAAAGAAAAACCAGATTTAATCCTTTTAGATATTATGATGCCTAAGCTGGATGGACTACAAACTTGCAGGATTATTAGAAAAGATTATGATATACCTATAATAATGCTAACAGCAAGAGCAGAAGAGGTTGATAAAGTTCTAGGTCTTGAGCTAGGAGCAGATGATTATGTTACTAAGCCTTTTAGTATTAGAGAATTGATGGCTAGAGTTAAAGCAAACTTAAGAAGAACAAATAGCAAAGAAAATAATGGTGAAAAATCTACTATTATAACTTTTAAAAATTTAAGCATAGATTTAGCAAAATATGAGGTACTTAAAGATGGTAGGATTATCGAATTAACATTAAGGGAATTTGAATTATTGAAATTTTTGTCAACACAAAAAGAACAAATTTTTACAAGAGAACAATTGTTAGAAAAAGTTTGGGGATATGAATATTATGGTGATGTAAGAACAGTTGACGTAACCATACGAAGATTACGTGAAAAAATAGAAAATGATCCTAGTAAACCAGAATTTATACTCACCAAAAGAGGCGTAGGTTATTTCTTTATGAGATAA